One segment of Verrucomicrobiales bacterium DNA contains the following:
- a CDS encoding sulfatase has product MGLTAAPRPNVLFILCDDLRPAALSCYGSKHVSTPHIDALSRDGVRFANAFCTTSLCSPSRASILTGLYASRHGVRDNFTELPASLPHWPGRLRENGYATAYIGKWHMGENNDAPRPGFDYFATHKGQGKYFDTPWNLNGRSTETIKGYYTTVVTDLALDWLGKQTSQKPWSLCLGHKAPHSFYTPEEKYARRFDHVRVPYPASAFQLQDKPAWMQERLHTWHGIYGPLFEWRKTFPDDRPEAVKDFENMVHGYWGTILSVDDSVGRLVAWLKKTGQYDNTMIVFMGDNGLLEGEHGMVDKRTMHEASIRIPMIARGPGLPSRRIEKGQVLAMDIAPSLLELCGVPGLPAIQGRSWRNLVLGREPAWRQGWFYEYNYEKQFPYTPNVRGIRTADWKLMRYPHGDGSPDRHMAEMYDLRKDPGERRNLANNPKFASKRAELEAQLASLLAAEGLTPDRDKMPLDEGIKKALPDQKIR; this is encoded by the coding sequence ATGGGCCTGACGGCTGCACCTCGGCCCAATGTCCTGTTCATCCTCTGCGACGACCTGAGGCCGGCGGCTCTGAGTTGCTACGGGTCGAAGCACGTCAGCACTCCTCATATTGACGCCCTATCGAGAGACGGAGTTCGCTTTGCCAACGCCTTCTGCACCACTTCGCTCTGCTCGCCGAGCCGGGCCAGTATCCTGACGGGGCTGTATGCCAGCCGGCATGGGGTGCGCGACAACTTTACCGAGTTGCCAGCCTCCCTGCCGCATTGGCCGGGTCGTTTGCGTGAGAACGGCTATGCCACCGCCTACATTGGCAAGTGGCACATGGGGGAGAACAATGACGCCCCACGGCCTGGGTTTGACTATTTTGCCACCCATAAGGGGCAGGGGAAGTATTTCGACACCCCCTGGAATCTCAACGGCCGCAGCACCGAAACCATCAAGGGCTACTACACCACGGTCGTCACGGACCTGGCCCTGGATTGGCTGGGCAAGCAAACCTCGCAAAAGCCGTGGTCCCTGTGTCTCGGCCACAAGGCTCCCCACAGCTTTTACACGCCCGAGGAAAAGTATGCGCGTCGATTCGATCATGTTCGGGTTCCCTATCCCGCCAGCGCTTTCCAATTGCAGGACAAGCCAGCCTGGATGCAAGAACGCCTACACACCTGGCATGGGATCTACGGGCCGCTTTTCGAGTGGCGCAAGACTTTCCCCGATGACCGTCCGGAGGCAGTGAAGGATTTCGAAAACATGGTGCACGGCTACTGGGGGACCATCCTCAGCGTCGACGACAGTGTGGGCCGGTTGGTCGCGTGGCTGAAAAAGACCGGTCAGTATGACAATACGATGATTGTGTTCATGGGCGACAACGGATTGCTGGAAGGGGAGCACGGCATGGTGGACAAGCGCACCATGCACGAGGCCAGCATCCGTATTCCGATGATAGCCCGGGGCCCTGGTCTGCCTTCCCGGCGGATCGAGAAAGGGCAGGTGCTCGCCATGGACATCGCTCCAAGTCTTTTGGAGCTTTGCGGTGTGCCGGGTCTTCCCGCCATTCAGGGTCGTTCTTGGAGGAACCTGGTCCTCGGGCGTGAACCTGCCTGGCGTCAGGGCTGGTTCTACGAGTACAACTACGAGAAGCAGTTTCCCTACACCCCCAACGTTCGCGGAATTCGGACGGCCGACTGGAAGCTCATGCGTTATCCCCACGGTGACGGCTCGCCTGACCGGCACATGGCCGAGATGTACGATTTGCGCAAAGATCCGGGCGAACGCCGCAACCTGGCCAATAACCCGAAGTTCGCGAGCAAGCGGGCTGAGCTTGAAGCTCAGTTGGCCAGCTTGCTTGCTGCCGAAGGGTTGACCCCCGACCGCGACAAGATGCCGTTGGATGAAGGCATCAAGAAGGCGCTGCCCGACCAGAAGATCCGGTAG